The genomic segment GACTCGGGAACAGTCTCAAGTCGTCTGAACTTTCGTGCAGGTCGCGTGCAGGTCGATGGTTGACCTTAGCACCCAGAATGATCTTCGTCCAGGGTTTGTGTCAGAAGTTGCGGCAGGAATGTTGGGCTTTTCAGACGTCTAGATGTTCCCACGGCGCGGGATTCGCTTGCGGGTGAACCTTTGGGTTTGCAAGGTTATTAGGACGAACTGGGAAACAATGACGTGCCCAGGTAACAGTCGTCGAGGTGTTGTAGATCAAGGTCGTAGTACGGATACGTAGTACAGGAAATGGTTCGATTCTTTTCCCGTGATCTGTCGAAAACGGGGAAGCAAGCTGTCTGAGGCTGGAGTTGAGATGAGCTGAAGGTCGAAGAGACAGGAACAGCGAAGCGCCGATCGAGTTGAAGACCAATAGTAAGGATTTGTATGTGGTAGCCAAGTGGTGAGGGTGGCGGCTGAATAGTCAAGACCGAGACAAGGTACACAAGGTGAGACCAGCGTAGGTATCTGAATTAATGACGAAGTGGCCACTGAAGGAGAGCTGGGAAAGCTCAAGTAGAAAAGACGGCTTGAGGAAACTGTCAGTTGAGGCTGATGGTACGGAGTATGGACCAAGGCAGTGAGTGAATGGGTGGGCAGCCGATACGATGCGAGAAACACAACAAGAAACGACGGAAGAGGCTGGGGATCGATCACAGGAAAGATTCCTCGAAAATCAAAACTAGAGGCCCTTTGGGCCTGGGGGGATGGGCCGTGTTCAAGTACCTCATGGAGTCATGGATTGCATCCAGGGGAGGTGATTTCGGGACCCCTCAAGCACTCGAATTGGggatccgtacggataccgtCCACACGTCTGGCAGAGCAGAGCTCGAGCACTTTTCGAGTTTGGTTTGGGTCCTGGGCAGGGTGTTTGCGCATCGACGTTGGACTAGGGAGAAAGGGGGAACAAGCTTCAGGCGTGAGTGGCCTGCGCAATGAGATTTTCTCGTCTCCTTCGAGGACCTGCATATCGAGCTCCATCTCGCTGTGGTGTGTTCCCCTGGCACCGGCGTGGATTTTCCTGTCGACCCTTGCCTCTAACCCTGCTCGTCGTTGGTGCTGCCCATGGTGTTGAACCCCACCCCAATGCAAGTCTCTTGCGTACAAATGTAACTCTGCCCATAGTAGTTTGCGTACCTGGCTACGCGTTGTGCTGCGCAGCCGTGTGCTTTGGGCGAGATTTCAGCAAATCATAAATGGTTCTCTCGGCCCTCGCGTGGATACGCTATGAGCTGCGAGGCGTTGCTTGGTGCGTGGGATGGCTTGAGATGGCTTGGGTTGCTCGGGTAGAGTTGTGAGAAACTCGCCCTGTGCAATCTGCAAGGTGCGAATAGTTCCCACCTCGCAGCAGCGCCCTAGTCCGTTAGCCCGTGGACTGGACACGCTAAGTATCCGTATGAGCCTACGAGAGAAAAGATTCAAGACGAAGACGGGGCGGTCGAAGCCATCGAAGTTTGTGGGACTTGTGCGTATGAAGCAGAAGTGCCCGTACCTGAGGCTATTAATTGCATCCCGAGAGCGCCGTAGCGTGTTCTACACGCGATAAGTAATTAGATGCGATTATGAAGCAGGGATGGGCTTCTGTCAGTGTCAGGTCTGGAATTGCGATGGGGGGAGACGGGCGATGCGCGGTCCCGTTGTGGATTGCACGGGATGGACGGAGATGATTCGCACGCCGGTCGACTATTAGATGTCATTTGCGAAGGGAGGTGATGCTGATTAAGACTCTAGACTCCGAGTCACGGCTCACGACACATTGGAGAAACGCCGTCTGTGTCTCGTCAGCAAGAGAGTTCGACACTTGAGTAGCAACGAACCGGAGGTCCCAACGCCAAGTTTGAAGGGAAGATTCTTGCACATAGCGCGGCTTCTTGACGACTGGCCAGCTGTTGGTGGAGCATGATGCGAGACGGTTGGAAGACACACGAAACCCTTGCTTGAAAGGGACaagaaagagaaaaagaaaaagaaagcaACCCGAGGAGAGTCGGTAGAAAAGCTCGCAATGCCTTTCTCTTTTCGTAGCGTATCGGGTATCCGTAGACTTGAAGCAGAAAACCAACGGCCGTCAAAGTCGAATCCACCGTGGGATAACTCAATCAACCAACGGTTTAATTAGGCCGTGGACCTTCCAGACCTTCCAATTGTATTTGATTTCCAGTTCCCCGGTTGGCCGTCGATTCCGCCGTGTTTGCCGCTGGAGTCTTGCTGGGATTGGTTTGAGGCTTTGAGGGGTGACGAGATGAAGAGAGGGGAGCCTCATTGCCCTCACCCTGGGATCTGGGAATTGGGGTTTGGGAACTTGTGCGGCATGCCTTCTTCCATTGGAAAGTGGGAGTCGAGACGTACCTGCACAGCCAGGGACTTCCCGTCGTGCCTGCCTTCCTTTCCTGGGCGTGGTGGACTGGTGACTGGGCGACCTGCTGCCCTGCACCGGAAGCCACGAACCGACAACCGAACAGCGGGTCTTTCCCTCCCAAACCTGTCCGTACGAACACGTACCCAGTGTTGCAAGTCTCAAAGAGGGCAAGGGGCTCCTAAGATGCTCCACGGAAGGCACCATCCCCTGCATCAGATCTCCATCGTCGTTCCCTTCCTTGGGTTGCTGTCATTTTCCACGCTTCTTTCGCCCCCTGCCTTCCCTGTCGCCAACCTCGTAACCTCCTCTCACCTCTACGGCTTTTCATTGCACCTTATTGAACATCATGTCCACAAGCAACGCGATGTTTTGGCCGGCCCTGTTCTCAGGAACTCCTCTTCTTGTCCAGGTTCATGACAAGTGACAGCATCACACCCACTTCCACGTTCATAACGCGCAGGTGTGACCCTGCAACACTCTCCATGCCACCATGGGACCTTCGACTTTCGAACCGTTCCTTGGGAACTGTGGTCCAAGAACCTAGCTAGCCTACGATCTCTCTCTCCTACTCCTTGTGCACTTGGGCCTCCTTCACCTATTCGGGGCCGGCACTCGAGTAATGCAGAAAAGCATGCAATATGACACGCCAGCGAATGAATCTCCGCCGACATGTAGCAATATGCCCCCTTGGGGCCCTGCCGCGGTCCGCCAGCAGCACCGCCCGTCGGTCCCAATAACGTGGTAACCTCAATATGCGGTGCTCCGTACGGATATCCACGTCGGGCACATGTGCCAGCGCCATGGTCCCTTTCTCTACTTCATCATGGAGTGTCTTTCAGTGGGCAGAATATTCCAATGAGTAGTCAAGCTGCCGGGTTGCCATCACTGCTTCTTGTTCTTACGGTGGCCTTGATGCCCGTCCAGACCACAAGAACGGTGAACGAAAGGAATACAAGTGGCAGAAAACTTCTTCCACCGCCACCGGGACTTGGAGGGAAAAGCAAACACGAAGTGCCAACGCAGAGGAAGTGGACGATGCGGACGAGGAAAAGCAATACAATGGGTCAAACTCGCCGCATCAACCCAGCCCAAGCCCTTACACATGAAAGTAAAAAGGATACAAAATCGACAGAAACTATCCCCGGGTGTCTTGGCGCCTATAATCTCGTGTCGCCCTCCTCGACAAATCCGACGCGGTGCATACGATCCAGATAGTTCGTGCTCGTCCTCGTAGTTGCGATTTCAGGGGCGAGCCAGACGCCAGCGAACGACGGTCGTTGTGCCTAGGAGCGAACTTGATCCCAAGGACGAGGCCTCAGCGCTGGCTCAAGGCTCACGGACTCGGAACCATCAAAAATTGGGACTGAAACGAAACATCTCCATCTCCCCCGCTCGCCTATGAGGTCCCCCCAATTCCTCTTCCCATTACCACCACGTTGTGGACATCCGCACAGATCTCCAAGGACTCCAGACGGCATGCACCTCCAATCCCTTATCACGGTTGCAACCGTGGTGCTGCTGCACAATGGACGTCCGTGCCTACACATTTCCGGTTCTCACCGCAAAATCAAACAGTAGTCTGATTCGTCCTTCCAAGTTTGAAGACTCGTCGAAGACGGGTTTTGTGTAGGTGTTGTTCGTTTGAAGCTGAATGCAATGCAACAAGCTTTGAGCATAACATAGGTGAGTAAGTCTCGTCGGGTAATACTGACAAGTGCGACACTCGCCACATGTTTGTTGTGATTGATACCCTAACAAGAACGACAACTCGTGGGATGGCTATGGAACATAGAAACAGCCATGCACAACGGACAAGCACGAATTTCTTCCAAAGAAGCAAAATACCTTAAAAAATTCAGACGAACGTTGTGCTGCACCTAGGCCCGGTCCCTCCTGCAGTAGCGGACGGAAACCACACCACAAGTGCCAGTTGCCAACCGTCAATCGACCGATTCGTGCAGCTTTCGATCCATTCTTCCGTTTGCAACAAATACGCTCAACTTCTCAATGTCGGCGTTCCGCAAAGCTTTTGCCGGGTTCCTCTCTGACCCTGTCACCTCTGGACAGGCTCTGGTCAGAGGCCCTGTCAACTTTGACTCGAGCCCTGCTCGCCCTATCACGATGTCGGCGGGGTTGTGCGCCTTGGATTCCTTGAAACCCCCACCCGACTGCTTATCGTCGAGTCCAGGCTCCAGGTCCAGCGCTGAGGGGTAAAGGAACCTGCGCGCGGGTCGGCTTGAAGAGCAGGGAGACggaaagagaaagaaaaCGGGACGTCTGCTTGGGTGTGATTACGCCTCATTTGAGCGCGAGCAACTGCGAATGGCTTCAGTCTGTCGCGAGCGGTTTCTCTCCATACCCTACCGACCCCGGATcttctctgtctctctcttgCGTCGCGATGGATACACTAGCCTTGGACAGTACAGAGATCCGGGGTTGTCTGCCACCTGTCGATGATCGACGGAGCTATAAGGAGAGATGTGCTCTACGACATCAGGCCATCTGAACCCTCGAGCTCTCGAGCTGATCAGACAGCGTACGAATAGCTGGGTACACTAAATCTAGCCGACCCAAGTTCACGTACGAAGTACAAGTCCCTGTGCGCATTGAGTTTAGCACTAGATCCTCCATGGTGCGACGGAACCAAGCTTTTTCTTGCGTGCGGCCGGGTGCCTGACAATCCCGCCGTTGCAACCCGCCAGGGGGCGTTCTGTTTTGAGCTTCCTTTGTGAAGTAACATGGTGGGAACGAAGGTCATTGCTCTGACTACCTACTTGTGCTACTTACACTACTCTGTACTCGTCGTTTCTctctccccctcctcccccacGTGGTGGTTTGAGAAATGATCCACGCCAACCTGTAACGATAAACTCGACGGGGAAGGGGGGTTTCTAAATTCTGACCGTGTCGATCTGGCTTGCTTCTATGCGCTACCTGATATAGGTGCGATCGCGGGATATCACTATGTAGGTAGAATCGCTGGCCACAGACAAATTATAACTTATGGTTTAGATAGTTTGACTTGTAAGACTGCTCGGCCGTATTGCACGAGCATTATAGCTAAGAGTCGACTGGAAGATCACAATTCGGACTTGGAGTGGTAGATAGATACCTGAAGGTAATGAATGCAAATCATCGCCGACTAGGTAGGTAGTTGGACGGCCGTTTCTATTTTCGAATGCTTTTTTTGTGCTTCTGCTTCTAAAAATCTTGACCCCACCTCACCGTAATCTATGCGCTCGGTGCTGCAGGCTTGCTCTCCTCCGTAGCTTccgtcgtcgccgccgccgccgccgcctccgcgGGCTTCTCCCCTTCCGAGACAGCAGCGACAGGCGCCTCGGCAGCAGCACCAGCAGCAGGCGTCTCGACGACCGTCTCTTCCTTGGCCTTCTCCGTGGTGGACGTGGTGGACTTAATGTCCTCGCCCTTCATACCGCCAACGACGCGCAGGCCCTCGGCCCGTGTAGCAAGGTTGTCGAGCTCGTGCTTCCGCGACAGGCGCTTCTGCACCTCGGGCACGAGCGACGCCATGTCGACGAGCTCGCCGTCCTTTTGGGGGTGGCCCTCGGGCAGGCCCAGCTCCTTGATGCGGACGACGCCCTTTTGAACCTCGTCGTCGCCGAGGATGATGGCGAAGGGGGTTGCGTTGGACTCGGCTGCCTTGAACTGCGGCGGCAGCTTGGGCTTGACCTTGTAGAGGAACTCGGCCTAGAGGGAATGAGTGTCAGCGATGTGCCTTCTTTGTGATCGACTGGGAGTTCTTGTAAGTTGGGTCTTACCTTGACGCCGGCGTCCCACAGCTTCGAGCACACCTCGAGTCTCTCCTTGATCAGACCGGCCTTGGAACCCAAGGACATGACAAAGACGTCAACCGTACTTTGCGGCGCCTCGCTCTCGGCCTGCATCCGGGCCTTGGTAATGCTAAAGATTCTCTCGATACCAAAGGAGACCTAAACTGCCTGTCAGTATCCCACGCGATCTCTTGTTTGACTCCTGCGCTCTGGCGAGGGGGATCACTTACACCAACGCACGGAATTTGCGTCTTGCCGGAGAACATGCCCACGAGGTTGTCATAGCTGCCATCCTTTGTTAGCGGCCTGAGAATTGTGACCTAGAACAATCTAGTTTTCTTTCTCCTTACCGTCCTCCGGCTGCGACACTGCCGACACCGACGCTGGGGTCGTCGGAgcggtcgtcgtcgtccttgcccttgctcttcttcttgggcTTCGCCGTCTTGCCGTCTGCGTCAGGGGTAACGGCCGGTGCGGAACCTTCCGTCACGACCTCGTAGATGAGGCCAGTGTAGTAGTCCAGGCCACGGGCGAGGGAGAGGTCAAACGACACTCTGTCGAGGGCGCCAAAGGCCTCTAGGTAGGTGAAGAGAAGTTCGAGGTCGGCCATGCCGGCCTTCATCGAGGCGTTGGCGGCGAGCTTGTCGTCGCGCTGCAGTTTCCGGAGCAGGTCCTGCTTGCCCTTCTGAACAACCCACTCGCCGATCCTGTCGGCCACCTCGCCGTCCAAGCCCTTCTCCTCGGTCATCTCCTTGCGCACGTCGGCCCAGGGGAGCTTGTCGAGCTTGTCGACGGCCGAGGATATCGTCCGGATCTTGTCCTCGGGGACGCCGCAGACCTCAAAGATACCGTCGAGGATCTTGCGGTGGTTGAGCTTGATGGTGTAGTTTCCGTTCCAACCCAGGCCCTCAAAGACCTCGACGACGATCTTGATGATCTCGGCATCGGGGATCATGGAGTCGTAGGTTCCGGCGATGTCGAAATCGCACTGGTAGAACTCGCGCATGCGGCCCTTGTTCATGGCAGGCTGGTCACTATGAAGAGTATGTCAGCCAGCTGTCGACTGTATTATAGGAAAATGATGTCGTAGATCGTACCGGCGGTAGACCTTTGAGATGTGGTAGCGCTTGACGCTCTGAATGTCCTTGTTCATGGCGAGCCATCTCGCAAAGGGAACGGTCAAGTCGTATCGCAGGGAAGTGATCTCACCACCCTGATCGGCTAGGTCGTAGATGAGTTTCGAGTCTTCGCCATACTATAGAAAAGAGTGCTGGTCAGCATCCTGCATCTTGTTGTTGAGTCGAGAGCCCCAAGTGGATCGCGGGGTTCTCGCAGGTGGGGGGAGGGGTAAACACGGAAATATGTCGTACTTTGCCTGACAGAATCTCCTTCAACTCGAAAACGGGGGTATCAAGCTCCATGCCACCGTGCTTCTGGAAGACACCCTTCAGCTGCGAGAAGATCTTCTCGCGGATGAGCATGTCCTTGCCGAACCCTTTGAAGCAAACATTGTGTTAGTCCGCAGCGCATTCCGTCGTACGATGCCGTCTTGGGTCGCAAGAGTAAATATGGACTGACAATCCTTGGTGCCCTTTGGGGTCTTGAGCTCAAACTTTGATTTCGGCGCCATGTTGGGCAGTTGCTGTTCGTGGCTATCGCTTTGGTTacgagacgacgacgaagactTGGACGTGGAAAACGCGCGGCTGCTACTGCTGGGCCTGATGCGGGTTCTAGGCAAAAGAGGGGATGTAATTGGGCTTGGAGAAAGAAAAGTCAGTCGGTAGGCCGGTCGGGCGGACCTCGAGAAAATCTTCACCTGGATCTGCATTCACCTGGCTTCCGAGATCTCGGGCGCTTGTTGCGCGGAGGGGGTACCGACTTCAAAAGGGACAAAAAAAGCGGCGCCGGGTAAACTTGGTTGGGTAGGTGACTCAATCGCAGGTTTTGGAGGGGCCGTATGCACTTGCGACGGGTTTTGGGGGAGGGACGGGGTTTGTGAGGTCGAAAAATGGCTGCAAGGCTGTGACTCGACGGGGATGCACCCCCTTTGCGCCATCCAATGACGTACCGCGTAGGAGGTGACAGATCCCTGCCCGGCGAGGCTGGCTGGACTGGTGCCGCTATGTCATCGAGAGCAACAAATCGACATTTCCTACGGTACGCGCCGCGTGATAGATACCAAATTTTAACAGGAATACCCATGAATTATTTCGACGATCTGAATCTAGTCGACTCTGCGCTACTCCACGATTTACGTTGCAACAATCCGAAGTTACACCGTTCGCTGTCCGAAAGATCAAGGTAATGCATATCTTAACAGTATAGGTATTTGGCAGGTATCTATCGCAACAGACGTGCTGATCCAACTTGATAGTCTTGTTGGTTTTTGCAGCACGGCCATGATCACCATCAAGTTGCAACTTCAGCACTTTTGACGGCTGGCCATTGAGTGAAATTTGGCCATGGATGTGCAACCCAGTTAGGGCAATAAAATGATGACGAGAATCAGTTCCTCTAACATACCTGAATGACGTAGGGATTAAAACTAGATGTAACAGTCGACAAGCCTCAATATTGCAAGTTTCAAGTCTATCTTGAATCTTAAGCAGTTAGTCCTGTCCACGTGATCGAAACAGAAAGCTACTGTAGATAGTCTTCCGGACCAATATTTTCTCGTCGCTTCGGTTTTGCGGAGAAGTGCCGCGGAAGCACAATCTAGCTGTTGTCGGGTTCCTACATAGAGTCCGAATCCGATGATGACCCAATTCGCAGTGACATGACAAGGGACTGGCCAGATTGTCACTGAGCAG from the Colletotrichum lupini chromosome 3, complete sequence genome contains:
- a CDS encoding histidyl-tRNA synthetase; translated protein: MQIQVKIFSRSARPAYRLTFLSPSPITSPLLPRTRIRPSSSSRAFSTSKSSSSSRNQSDSHEQQLPNMAPKSKFELKTPKGTKDWFGKDMLIREKIFSQLKGVFQKHGGMELDTPVFELKEILSGKYGEDSKLIYDLADQGGEITSLRYDLTVPFARWLAMNKDIQSVKRYHISKVYRRDQPAMNKGRMREFYQCDFDIAGTYDSMIPDAEIIKIVVEVFEGLGWNGNYTIKLNHRKILDGIFEVCGVPEDKIRTISSAVDKLDKLPWADVRKEMTEEKGLDGEVADRIGEWVVQKGKQDLLRKLQRDDKLAANASMKAGMADLELLFTYLEAFGALDRVSFDLSLARGLDYYTGLIYEVVTEGSAPAVTPDADGKTAKPKKKSKGKDDDDRSDDPSVGVGSVAAGGRYDNLVGMFSGKTQIPCVGVSFGIERIFSITKARMQAESEAPQSTVDVFVMSLGSKAGLIKERLEVCSKLWDAGVKAEFLYKVKPKLPPQFKAAESNATPFAIILGDDEVQKGVVRIKELGLPEGHPQKDGELVDMASLVPEVQKRLSRKHELDNLATRAEGLRVVGGMKGEDIKSTTSTTEKAKEETVVETPAAGAAAEAPVAAVSEGEKPAEAAAAAATTEATEESKPAAPSA